In a single window of the Bradyrhizobium erythrophlei genome:
- a CDS encoding SGNH/GDSL hydrolase family protein translates to MTSNSGAILGLLMLTGFFAAVPARAEDTPQSCEVPDYLLSSESALPKVADAVKNGHPLDILVIGSRSSTLNTSEGVAYPGRLQAMLREKLPSVPVNVSVELQTKKTAEEVAAGMVKLMEGKKPTLVIWQTGTVDAVRSVDPDDFRTAVDEGVAALQNAGADVILMNLQYSPRTETMISAPPYLDNMRVVAQQHDVPLFDRFAIMRQWNDSGDFDLFSAFHGIELAKRVHDCLGRALSKFVIDAAHLGPAQQN, encoded by the coding sequence ATGACGTCCAACTCGGGAGCCATCCTGGGACTGCTCATGCTGACGGGCTTTTTTGCCGCAGTGCCCGCGCGCGCCGAGGATACTCCCCAGAGTTGCGAGGTGCCCGACTACCTGCTCAGCAGCGAAAGTGCGCTGCCCAAGGTCGCGGACGCGGTAAAAAATGGCCATCCACTGGATATTCTGGTGATCGGCAGCCGGTCGTCGACCCTCAACACGTCGGAAGGCGTGGCCTATCCCGGCCGGTTGCAGGCGATGCTGCGGGAGAAACTTCCATCGGTTCCCGTCAACGTTTCCGTGGAACTACAGACCAAGAAAACCGCCGAGGAAGTAGCCGCCGGAATGGTTAAGCTGATGGAAGGCAAAAAGCCTACTTTGGTGATCTGGCAGACCGGCACGGTCGATGCTGTGCGATCCGTCGATCCCGATGACTTTCGCACTGCCGTTGACGAGGGTGTTGCTGCGCTGCAAAATGCGGGAGCCGACGTGATCTTGATGAACTTGCAATACAGCCCGCGCACGGAAACGATGATTTCCGCGCCGCCCTATTTGGATAATATGCGCGTGGTGGCGCAGCAGCACGACGTTCCGCTGTTTGACCGCTTCGCCATCATGCGGCAATGGAACGACTCGGGAGACTTCGACCTGTTCAGCGCATTCCATGGCATCGAATTGGCAAAGCGTGTCCACGATTGTCTCGGCCGCGCGCTGTCGAAATTTGTGATCGACGCGGCGCACCTTGGCCCCGCTCAGCAAAACTGA
- a CDS encoding 2'-deoxycytidine 5'-triphosphate deaminase has protein sequence MSFTLQPDANGILPDRMIAAMADAGLILPAYPFVESQIQPASLDLRLGDVAYRVRASFLPGPGATVAERIDELKLHEIDLTDGAVLETNCVYIVPLLESLALPPEIVAAANPKSSTGRLDVFTRVIADGTRRFDMIGAGYHGPLYAEISPKTFPVLLREGSRLSQVRFRTGDAILNADELDALHDLERLVDADDADLVNGVALSVDLSGENASGFVGYRAKRHTGVVDIDRRGGYAIGEFWEPISARPDGSLILDPGEFYILASKEAVQVPPDYAAEMVPFDPLVGEFRVHYAGFFDPGFGYAGAGGQGSRAVLEVRSREVPFILEHGQIVGRLVYEKMLARPDAMYGQRIGSNYQAQGLKLSKHFRA, from the coding sequence GTGTCGTTCACGCTTCAACCCGACGCCAACGGTATTTTGCCCGACCGCATGATCGCGGCGATGGCGGATGCCGGCCTGATTTTGCCCGCCTATCCCTTTGTCGAAAGCCAGATCCAGCCGGCCAGCCTCGATTTGCGTCTCGGCGATGTCGCCTATCGGGTGCGCGCGAGCTTTTTGCCGGGGCCGGGCGCGACGGTGGCGGAGCGGATCGATGAATTGAAGCTGCACGAAATCGATCTGACCGACGGCGCGGTGCTGGAGACCAACTGCGTCTACATCGTGCCGCTGCTGGAGAGTCTCGCATTGCCGCCGGAAATCGTCGCCGCCGCCAATCCGAAAAGCTCGACCGGACGGCTCGACGTGTTCACCCGTGTGATCGCGGACGGCACCCGGCGGTTCGACATGATCGGCGCGGGTTATCATGGCCCGCTCTATGCCGAGATCAGCCCGAAGACGTTCCCGGTGCTGCTGCGCGAGGGATCGCGACTGTCGCAGGTCCGCTTTCGCACCGGCGATGCCATCCTCAACGCCGACGAACTCGACGCGCTGCACGATCTGGAGCGGCTGGTCGATGCCGACGACGCCGATCTCGTCAACGGCGTGGCGCTCAGCGTCGATCTGTCCGGCGAGAATGCCAGTGGTTTCGTCGGCTACCGCGCCAAGCGCCATACCGGCGTGGTCGATATCGACCGCCGCGGCGGCTATGCCATCGGCGAATTCTGGGAACCGATATCGGCGCGGCCCGATGGCAGCCTCATTCTCGATCCCGGCGAGTTTTATATTCTCGCCTCGAAAGAGGCCGTTCAGGTGCCGCCGGACTACGCCGCCGAGATGGTGCCGTTCGATCCCCTGGTCGGCGAATTCCGCGTGCATTATGCCGGGTTCTTCGATCCAGGCTTCGGCTATGCCGGCGCCGGCGGGCAAGGCTCGCGCGCGGTGCTGGAGGTACGCTCGCGCGAAGTCCCGTTCATCCTGGAGCACGGCCAGATCGTCGGCCGGCTGGTGTACGAGAAAATGCTGGCGCGGCCCGACGCCATGTACGGCCAGCGCATCGGCTCCAACTATCAGGCGCAGGGCCTCAAGCTGAGCAAGCATTTTCGGGCGTAG
- a CDS encoding MATE family efflux transporter, producing the protein MPDIAVPEIPVDEQERPLPTPDAPARNALVDGPILRTLLWLAWPNVIALSAGTCVVIAETSYIGRLGVESLAAMALVFPFVILTMTMSGGAMGGGVSSAIARALGAGDRERASALAVHALMIGGCFGLTITLIMLAFGQALLELLGSRGNVLALATGYAQIFFGGAVLPWLMNTLGAILRGTGNMKLPSLIILNSAVCQIVLGGILGLGLGPVPQFGMRGVAAGPLTAYSIGGAIMAWYIFSGRARVTPVIRGLRIRRGMFFDILKVGAVSCFSPLQSVLTITILTHMLAQFGTQVLAGYGIGARLEFMLTSIAFAVGIASVPMVGMAIGAERVARARRIALIAGCVSFVSVGLVGSVIAIFPDLWVDIFTHDRGVRAASRQYLSIAAPMYAFLGLSISMYFSSQGAAKVLGPVLAQTVRLLFVAGGGWWLSMNDATAAKFFALAAASMAVLGVLSVASVVLTRWGPRRGAVAEVRPALS; encoded by the coding sequence TTGCCCGATATCGCCGTCCCCGAAATACCTGTCGACGAACAGGAGCGTCCGCTTCCGACGCCTGACGCGCCGGCGAGAAACGCGCTGGTCGACGGTCCGATCCTGCGTACGCTGCTGTGGCTGGCGTGGCCGAACGTGATCGCGCTCAGCGCCGGCACCTGCGTGGTGATCGCCGAGACCTCCTATATCGGCCGGCTCGGTGTCGAGTCGCTGGCCGCGATGGCGCTGGTGTTTCCGTTCGTGATCCTGACCATGACGATGTCGGGCGGCGCGATGGGCGGCGGCGTGTCGTCGGCGATCGCGCGAGCGCTCGGCGCCGGCGACAGGGAGCGGGCCAGCGCGCTGGCGGTCCACGCGCTGATGATCGGTGGTTGCTTCGGGCTCACGATCACGCTGATCATGCTGGCCTTCGGCCAGGCGCTTCTGGAATTGCTCGGCAGCCGCGGCAACGTGCTGGCGCTCGCGACCGGCTACGCCCAGATTTTCTTCGGCGGCGCGGTGCTGCCATGGCTGATGAACACGCTTGGCGCCATCCTGCGCGGCACCGGCAACATGAAGCTGCCGTCGCTCATCATTCTCAACTCCGCCGTCTGTCAGATCGTGCTCGGCGGTATCCTCGGGCTGGGGCTCGGGCCGGTACCGCAATTCGGCATGCGCGGCGTGGCGGCGGGTCCGCTGACCGCTTATTCGATCGGCGGCGCGATCATGGCATGGTACATTTTTTCCGGCCGGGCGCGGGTCACGCCGGTGATCCGGGGACTTCGAATCCGGCGCGGCATGTTCTTCGACATTCTGAAAGTCGGTGCCGTGTCCTGTTTCTCGCCGCTGCAGTCGGTACTGACGATTACCATCCTCACCCACATGCTCGCGCAATTCGGAACCCAAGTCCTGGCCGGATACGGTATCGGCGCCCGGCTGGAATTCATGCTGACCTCGATCGCTTTCGCGGTCGGAATTGCGTCGGTGCCGATGGTCGGAATGGCGATCGGCGCGGAGCGCGTGGCGCGCGCGCGACGCATTGCGCTGATCGCAGGCTGCGTGTCGTTCGTCTCGGTCGGCCTCGTCGGCAGCGTGATTGCGATCTTCCCCGACCTCTGGGTGGATATTTTCACGCATGATCGCGGCGTGCGTGCCGCCAGCCGGCAGTATTTGTCGATCGCCGCGCCGATGTACGCGTTCCTGGGGCTGTCAATCTCGATGTATTTTTCCTCGCAAGGTGCTGCGAAAGTCCTGGGACCGGTGCTCGCGCAAACCGTTCGGCTGTTGTTCGTGGCTGGCGGCGGCTGGTGGCTGTCGATGAACGACGCGACCGCCGCGAAATTCTTCGCGCTGGCCGCAGCTTCGATGGCGGTGCTCGGCGTGTTGTCGGTCGCCAGCGTGGTTCTGACCCGCTGGGGACCGCGCCGCGGCGCCGTTGCGGAAGTCCGCCCAGCGTTGTCCTGA
- a CDS encoding SGNH/GDSL hydrolase family protein translates to MSFHRPFYRKASLAAPVVAALVLLMPPSVPVARAQAAQQAALSDSAKSDAPKSDGAKPAASQTTGASGAGNVAAVDQANPPQQKSLTTKTIEKVKQVAKSAGDIFSRVPCLPPKGGAKSMGSLPHVANKLASGEPVVIVAFGSSSTAGYGTTSPEFTYPNRLAAQLRRHYPDANITILNRGRGGEDAPEMMKRLQAEVIDAKPDLVIWQVGTNAVLRNLDPTETAKLVEEGVARIQAAGADLVLVDPQYSPRVTERAESASLMVKLLGKVAQLRHVGFFPRFEVMREWHEQQALPIDSFVIADGLHMNDWGYACFAQLLGDDIIKSVGQIKLGVNVPGSVQKYRPM, encoded by the coding sequence ATGAGTTTTCACCGCCCTTTTTACCGAAAAGCATCGCTGGCTGCGCCCGTGGTCGCCGCACTTGTGTTGCTGATGCCGCCGTCGGTCCCGGTCGCGCGCGCCCAGGCCGCCCAGCAGGCCGCGCTATCTGACAGCGCCAAATCCGACGCCCCCAAATCCGACGGTGCCAAACCGGCGGCCTCGCAGACCACCGGCGCCAGCGGTGCGGGCAATGTTGCCGCGGTCGACCAGGCCAATCCGCCGCAGCAAAAGAGCCTCACCACCAAGACGATCGAAAAGGTGAAGCAAGTCGCGAAATCGGCCGGCGACATTTTCAGCCGCGTTCCGTGCCTGCCGCCGAAGGGCGGCGCCAAGTCGATGGGGTCGCTGCCGCATGTGGCGAACAAGCTCGCCTCGGGCGAGCCGGTCGTCATCGTCGCGTTCGGATCGTCCTCGACCGCGGGATACGGCACGACGTCGCCCGAATTCACCTATCCCAATCGGCTGGCAGCGCAGCTGCGCCGGCATTATCCGGACGCCAACATCACCATCCTCAATCGCGGCCGGGGCGGCGAGGATGCGCCCGAAATGATGAAGCGGCTGCAGGCCGAAGTGATCGACGCCAAGCCGGATCTGGTGATCTGGCAGGTCGGCACCAACGCGGTGCTGCGCAACCTCGATCCCACCGAGACCGCAAAGCTGGTGGAGGAGGGCGTGGCCCGCATCCAGGCCGCCGGCGCCGATCTGGTGCTGGTCGATCCGCAATATTCTCCGAGGGTCACCGAGCGCGCCGAAAGCGCCAGCCTGATGGTGAAGCTGCTCGGCAAGGTCGCCCAACTGCGCCATGTCGGATTTTTCCCGCGCTTCGAGGTGATGCGCGAATGGCACGAGCAGCAGGCGCTGCCCATCGACAGCTTCGTGATAGCCGACGGCCTGCACATGAACGACTGGGGTTACGCCTGCTTCGCCCAGCTGCTCGGCGACGACATCATCAAGTCGGTCGGCCAGATCAAGCTCGGCGTCAACGTGCCGGGCAGCGTGCAGAAATATCGGCCGATGTGA
- a CDS encoding O-succinylhomoserine sulfhydrylase has protein sequence MSDTTAPASPTARYRPETRLVHSGNLRSQFGETSEALFLTQGFVYDSAEQCEARFKGEEPGFLYSRFSNPNIAMFERRMIELEGAEAARATATGMAAVTTAILAPLKAGDHVVASKAMFGSCRYVVEDLLPRYGIQSTLVDGLDLDQWQKAMRPNTKSCFLESPTNPTLDVLDIGAIAEIAHQGGARLIVDNVFATPIWQSPLALGADVVVYSATKHIDGQGRCLGGIILSSEAFIAEHIHNFMRQTGPSMSPFNAWILLKGLETLAVRVRAQTETAAAVADALSRHQKISRLIYPGRADHPQAALVKKQMHAGSTLVGFEVKGGKAGAFRCLNALKISRISNNLGDAKSLVTHPATTTHQRLTPDARAELGISEGFIRFSAGLEHRDDLIEDLQQALERA, from the coding sequence ATGTCTGATACTACCGCACCCGCGTCGCCCACCGCCCGCTACCGTCCCGAGACCCGGCTGGTCCATTCGGGCAATTTGCGCTCGCAATTCGGCGAAACATCCGAGGCGCTGTTTCTGACCCAGGGCTTTGTCTATGACAGCGCCGAACAATGCGAGGCGCGCTTCAAGGGCGAGGAGCCCGGCTTTCTCTATTCGCGCTTTTCCAATCCGAACATCGCGATGTTCGAGCGCCGCATGATCGAGCTCGAAGGCGCCGAAGCCGCCCGCGCCACCGCCACAGGCATGGCCGCGGTGACCACGGCGATTCTGGCGCCGCTGAAAGCCGGCGATCACGTGGTCGCCTCTAAGGCGATGTTCGGCTCGTGCCGCTACGTCGTGGAAGATCTGCTGCCGCGCTACGGCATCCAGTCCACGCTGGTCGACGGCCTCGATCTCGACCAGTGGCAGAAGGCGATGCGGCCGAACACCAAAAGCTGTTTCCTGGAGAGCCCGACCAATCCGACGCTCGACGTGCTCGACATCGGCGCCATCGCCGAGATCGCGCACCAGGGCGGCGCCCGGCTGATCGTCGACAATGTGTTCGCGACGCCGATCTGGCAGAGCCCGCTCGCCCTGGGCGCCGACGTGGTGGTGTATTCCGCGACCAAGCACATCGACGGCCAGGGCCGCTGTCTCGGCGGCATCATCCTGTCCTCGGAAGCGTTCATCGCCGAACACATCCACAATTTCATGCGCCAGACCGGCCCGTCGATGTCGCCGTTCAACGCCTGGATCCTGCTGAAGGGGCTGGAGACGCTGGCCGTCCGCGTCCGTGCGCAGACCGAAACCGCCGCCGCCGTCGCCGACGCGCTGTCGCGGCATCAGAAAATCTCGCGGCTGATCTATCCCGGCCGCGCCGATCATCCACAGGCCGCATTGGTGAAGAAGCAGATGCACGCCGGATCGACGCTGGTCGGCTTCGAGGTCAAGGGCGGCAAGGCGGGTGCGTTCCGGTGTCTCAACGCGCTGAAAATCTCGCGGATCTCGAACAATCTCGGCGACGCCAAGAGCCTCGTCACCCATCCCGCCACCACCACGCATCAGCGCCTGACCCCGGACGCGCGCGCCGAACTCGGCATCAGCGAAGGTTTTATCAGATTTTCCGCCGGCCTCGAACATCGCGACGATCTGATCGAGGATCTGCAGCAGGCGCTGGAGAGGGCGTGA
- the apaG gene encoding Co2+/Mg2+ efflux protein ApaG, translating to MYRAVTRQIEVTVEPNFMPGRSSVEKSEYFWSYTIVITNTGDETVQLQTRHWIITDASGRKQEVRGKGVIGEQPVLAPGERFEYTSGVPLPTPSGIMTGRYQMVNESGERFEIDVPTFSLDSPDGKRVLN from the coding sequence ATGTACCGCGCCGTCACCCGCCAGATCGAAGTCACCGTCGAGCCGAACTTCATGCCGGGACGCTCGTCGGTCGAAAAATCCGAATATTTCTGGTCCTACACCATTGTCATCACCAATACCGGCGACGAGACGGTGCAGTTGCAGACCCGGCACTGGATCATTACCGACGCCTCGGGCCGCAAGCAGGAAGTCCGTGGCAAGGGCGTCATCGGCGAGCAGCCCGTGCTCGCGCCGGGCGAGCGCTTCGAATACACCAGCGGCGTGCCGCTGCCGACCCCGTCGGGCATCATGACCGGCCGCTACCAGATGGTGAACGAGAGCGGCGAACGCTTCGAGATCGACGTGCCGACGTTCTCGCTCGACAGCCCGGATGGGAAGCGGGTGCTGAATTAG
- a CDS encoding OpgC domain-containing protein — translation MTSIADRIAGPPLAGAADAIAQDAAPVASAPAISFPAVGERELRLDLFRGLALWLIFIDHLPPNLLTWFTIRNYGFSDATEIFIFISGYTAAFVYGRAMLESGFVIATARILRRVWQIYVAHVFLFTIFLAEISYVATSFENPLYSEEMGIMDFLKQPDVTIVQALLLRFRPVNMDVLPLYIVLMLFLPLILWLMKWRADVTLALSVVLYALTWHFDLYLSAYPNGYWVFNPFAWQLLFVFGAWCALGGARRMSRILSSPVTLWISLAYLFAAFCVTLTWYLPQLSHLMPRWLEQWMYPIDKTDLDVLRFAHFLALAAITVRFLPRDWPGLKSPWLRPLILCGQHSLEIFCLGVFLAFAGHFVLAEVSGGAALHFLVSISGIFIMCAVAWVISWYKHSADKSASQRKGAIGNADMAGGGL, via the coding sequence ATGACGTCCATTGCCGATCGAATTGCCGGACCACCGCTTGCGGGCGCAGCGGATGCGATCGCGCAGGACGCGGCGCCCGTTGCCTCGGCACCGGCCATTTCGTTTCCCGCGGTCGGCGAGCGCGAACTGCGGCTCGATCTGTTCCGCGGACTGGCGCTGTGGCTGATCTTCATCGACCATCTGCCGCCCAATCTGTTGACCTGGTTCACGATCCGCAATTACGGTTTCAGCGACGCCACCGAAATCTTCATTTTCATCTCGGGCTACACCGCGGCGTTCGTTTACGGCCGCGCCATGCTGGAGTCCGGTTTCGTGATCGCGACCGCGCGCATCCTGCGCCGGGTCTGGCAGATTTATGTCGCGCACGTGTTCCTGTTCACGATCTTTCTGGCGGAGATTTCCTACGTCGCCACCAGCTTCGAGAACCCGCTATATTCGGAAGAAATGGGAATCATGGATTTCCTCAAGCAGCCCGACGTCACCATCGTCCAGGCGCTGCTCCTGAGATTTCGTCCCGTCAACATGGACGTGCTGCCGCTCTATATCGTGCTGATGCTGTTTCTGCCGCTGATCCTGTGGCTGATGAAATGGCGAGCCGACGTCACGCTGGCGCTGTCGGTCGTGCTCTATGCCCTCACCTGGCATTTCGATCTGTACCTGTCGGCCTATCCGAACGGCTACTGGGTCTTCAATCCGTTCGCCTGGCAACTGCTGTTCGTGTTCGGCGCCTGGTGCGCGCTGGGCGGCGCCCGGCGCATGTCGCGGATTCTTTCATCGCCGGTCACGCTGTGGATTTCGCTGGCCTACCTGTTCGCGGCGTTCTGCGTGACGCTGACCTGGTATCTCCCGCAATTGAGCCATCTGATGCCGCGCTGGCTCGAGCAGTGGATGTATCCGATCGACAAGACCGATCTCGACGTCCTCAGGTTCGCGCACTTCCTGGCGCTGGCGGCAATCACCGTCCGTTTCCTCCCGCGCGACTGGCCCGGCTTGAAGTCGCCGTGGCTGCGGCCGCTGATCCTGTGCGGGCAGCACTCGTTGGAAATTTTCTGCCTCGGCGTGTTCCTGGCGTTTGCCGGGCATTTCGTGCTGGCCGAGGTTTCCGGCGGGGCCGCGCTGCATTTCCTGGTCAGTATTTCCGGGATATTCATCATGTGCGCCGTGGCCTGGGTAATTTCGTGGTACAAGCATTCCGCCGACAAGAGCGCCTCGCAGAGAAAGGGCGCCATCGGCAATGCCGATATGGCGGGAGGGGGCTTATGA
- a CDS encoding methylated-DNA--[protein]-cysteine S-methyltransferase, giving the protein MAGRGYTIFDTGIGRCGIAWGDFGIVGVQLPEAREIETRGRMLRQYPNARELRPPLNVEIAIEGIVTLLRGQPSDLSDVTLDMSGIHAFNARVYAFTRTIPRGETRTYGEVAASLRASGAAHSVAQAISRNPFMIIVPCHRVLEAGSYADRISPNGGTISKRRLLSLEVAGSTSSKTLFDVLLPVAPPRPQG; this is encoded by the coding sequence ATGGCGGGGCGTGGATACACCATATTCGACACGGGGATCGGCCGATGCGGCATCGCATGGGGCGATTTCGGTATTGTGGGCGTCCAACTGCCTGAAGCCCGCGAGATCGAAACCCGCGGCCGAATGCTGCGCCAGTATCCCAACGCCCGCGAACTCCGTCCGCCGCTCAATGTCGAAATCGCGATCGAGGGCATTGTCACGCTGCTGCGCGGTCAGCCTTCCGATCTCTCCGACGTCACGCTCGATATGAGCGGCATCCACGCCTTCAATGCGCGCGTTTACGCGTTCACCCGGACGATTCCGCGCGGCGAGACCCGGACCTATGGCGAGGTTGCCGCCAGCCTGAGGGCTTCCGGCGCCGCGCACTCGGTGGCGCAGGCAATTTCCCGCAATCCCTTCATGATCATCGTTCCCTGCCATCGCGTTCTCGAAGCCGGCAGCTATGCCGACCGGATTTCCCCGAACGGCGGCACCATCTCCAAGCGCCGGCTGCTGTCGCTCGAGGTCGCGGGTTCGACCAGCAGCAAGACCCTGTTCGACGTACTGCTTCCGGTTGCTCCGCCGCGCCCGCAGGGCTAA
- a CDS encoding VOC family protein produces MYDHIGLKVRNLDASVGFYTAALAPLGYVLYSRDETGASFGPKGEPALWLYLHNGPAGAGAHIAFRAPDHAAIRKFHSAGLEAGGRDNGAAGPRADYSPSYFAAFLIDPDGNNVEAVCT; encoded by the coding sequence ATGTACGACCACATCGGATTGAAAGTCAGGAATCTCGACGCCAGCGTAGGTTTCTATACGGCCGCATTGGCGCCACTTGGATACGTCCTGTACTCGCGCGATGAGACCGGTGCGAGTTTCGGCCCCAAGGGCGAGCCGGCGCTGTGGCTTTATCTGCACAACGGGCCGGCCGGCGCCGGTGCCCATATCGCCTTCCGCGCGCCCGACCATGCCGCGATCCGGAAATTTCACAGCGCCGGATTGGAGGCCGGAGGCCGCGACAACGGCGCCGCCGGCCCGCGCGCCGACTACAGCCCGAGCTATTTCGCCGCGTTCCTGATCGATCCCGACGGCAACAATGTCGAGGCGGTTTGCACTTAG
- a CDS encoding helix-turn-helix transcriptional regulator encodes MSATTLLQRQSITVSDFRCSAQPGDAPFVEQHRCHSISYVRKGSFGCESRGRSFDLVAGSVLVGHPGDEYVCTHDHVCGDECLSFFLGPKLVEALGDAADIWQIGATPPLPELMVLGELAQAAADGRSDIGLDEVGQLFAGRFVEVVSGRSRRLAPASSRDRRRAVETALWIDAHSRGEIDLERAAGQAGISPFHFLRLFSGVLGVTPHQYLVRSRLRHASRLLADEERSITDVAYDVGFADLSNFVRTFRRAAGVSPRRFRQASRGMRKIFQERLVLH; translated from the coding sequence ATGTCAGCTACCACCCTGCTGCAACGCCAATCCATTACCGTGTCCGACTTTCGCTGCAGCGCCCAACCGGGCGACGCGCCGTTCGTCGAACAGCATCGCTGCCACTCAATCTCCTATGTGCGCAAGGGCAGCTTCGGCTGCGAGAGCCGCGGGCGATCGTTTGACCTGGTGGCGGGATCGGTCCTGGTCGGCCATCCCGGCGACGAATATGTCTGCACCCACGACCATGTCTGCGGCGACGAGTGTCTATCGTTTTTCTTGGGGCCGAAACTGGTGGAGGCGCTCGGCGACGCTGCGGACATCTGGCAGATCGGCGCCACGCCGCCGCTGCCGGAACTGATGGTGCTCGGCGAGCTTGCGCAGGCCGCGGCCGACGGCCGCAGCGATATCGGGCTAGACGAGGTCGGGCAGTTGTTCGCCGGCCGGTTTGTCGAGGTGGTTTCCGGGCGGTCCAGGAGGCTCGCCCCGGCCAGCAGCCGGGATCGCCGCCGCGCGGTGGAAACCGCACTGTGGATCGATGCGCATTCGCGCGGCGAGATCGATCTGGAACGCGCCGCCGGCCAAGCCGGCATCAGCCCGTTCCATTTCCTGCGGCTGTTCTCGGGCGTGCTCGGCGTCACCCCGCACCAATACCTGGTGCGCTCGCGGCTGCGCCATGCGTCGCGGCTGTTGGCCGACGAGGAGCGGTCCATCACCGATGTCGCCTATGATGTCGGCTTCGCCGATCTCTCCAACTTCGTCCGCACCTTCCGCCGCGCCGCCGGCGTCTCGCCGCGCAGGTTCCGACAGGCCTCGCGCGGGATGCGCAAGATTTTCCAAGAACGCCTCGTCCTGCACTGA
- a CDS encoding SRPBCC family protein: protein MASIHKDILLEAHPDDVWAAVRDFGAVHQRLAPGFVREARIDGEARIVTFANGTVARELLVDCDEPRRRLVYAVVSERVKHYNASVQVTADGDRRTRLIWIVDVLPHAIAAYIDAQMEQAALAMQKALGRHAA from the coding sequence ATGGCTTCCATCCACAAGGACATCCTCCTCGAGGCCCACCCCGACGACGTCTGGGCCGCGGTGCGCGATTTCGGCGCGGTGCATCAACGGCTGGCGCCGGGATTCGTGCGCGAGGCGCGGATCGACGGTGAGGCGCGGATCGTGACCTTCGCCAACGGCACGGTGGCGCGCGAACTGCTGGTCGATTGCGACGAGCCTCGGCGGCGACTGGTGTATGCCGTGGTCAGCGAGCGGGTGAAACATTACAACGCATCGGTGCAGGTGACCGCCGATGGCGACAGGCGCACACGGCTGATCTGGATCGTCGACGTGTTGCCCCACGCAATCGCGGCCTATATCGACGCCCAGATGGAGCAGGCGGCGCTGGCGATGCAGAAAGCGCTGGGGCGTCACGCCGCATAA
- a CDS encoding Hsp33 family molecular chaperone has translation MTSQSPDIKIALETPIRAPSAVPVDDAVLPFEVASLDLRGRLTRLGPALDDVLTKHDYPAPVGKLLGEAIVLTTLLGSSLKFEGRFILQTQTDGPVSFLIVDFQAPDRLRAYARFDAKRLRDGQDSGALLGKGHLAMTIDQGPDMSRYQGLVALEGGSLEDAAHEYFLRSEQIPTRVRLAVGEEWRGGGEGPRHRWRAGGMLLQFLPKAPERARQPDLHPGDAPEGVVAHLMAEDDAWVEGQSLISTVEDVELIDPDLSGERLLYRLFHERGVRVFPPLPLRAQCSCSRDAVAGMLASFAPRDRADMVKDGKVVVTCEFCSSVYEFTPDETGVE, from the coding sequence ATGACATCACAATCCCCCGACATCAAAATTGCACTGGAAACCCCGATCCGCGCGCCGTCGGCGGTGCCGGTCGACGACGCGGTGCTGCCGTTCGAGGTCGCTTCGCTCGATCTGCGCGGACGGCTGACCCGGCTCGGCCCGGCGCTCGACGACGTTCTCACCAAGCACGATTATCCGGCACCGGTGGGCAAATTGCTCGGCGAGGCGATCGTGCTGACGACGCTGCTCGGCTCGTCCCTGAAATTCGAAGGCCGCTTCATCCTGCAGACCCAGACCGACGGCCCGGTATCGTTTCTGATCGTCGACTTCCAGGCGCCGGACCGCCTGCGTGCCTATGCGCGCTTCGATGCGAAGCGGCTCAGGGATGGCCAGGATTCCGGCGCGCTGCTGGGCAAAGGCCATCTCGCCATGACCATCGACCAGGGCCCGGATATGAGCCGCTACCAGGGACTGGTGGCGCTCGAAGGCGGCAGCCTCGAAGACGCCGCGCACGAATATTTTCTGCGTTCGGAACAGATTCCGACCAGGGTGCGGCTGGCGGTCGGCGAGGAATGGCGCGGCGGCGGCGAAGGCCCAAGACATCGCTGGCGCGCCGGCGGCATGCTGCTGCAGTTTTTGCCGAAGGCGCCGGAGCGGGCGCGGCAGCCCGATCTGCATCCCGGCGACGCGCCGGAAGGTGTCGTTGCGCATCTGATGGCGGAAGACGACGCCTGGGTGGAAGGCCAGTCGCTGATCTCGACCGTCGAAGACGTCGAGCTGATCGATCCGGATCTGTCGGGCGAGCGGCTATTGTATCGTTTGTTTCACGAGCGCGGCGTGCGGGTGTTTCCGCCGCTGCCGCTGCGCGCGCAATGTTCCTGCTCGCGCGACGCGGTGGCAGGCATGCTCGCGAGCTTCGCGCCGCGAGACCGCGCCGACATGGTCAAGGACGGCAAGGTGGTCGTGACCTGCGAGTTCTGCTCGTCGGTGTACGAGTTCACGCCGGACGAAACGGGCGTGGAGTAG